In the Paenibacillus sp. FSL H7-0357 genome, one interval contains:
- a CDS encoding sigma-70 family RNA polymerase sigma factor has translation MKPNSLDDLYESYVQDIYRYLRSLCHDHHVAEDLMQETFYRAYLYLENCREDTIKPWLFRVAYNAFVDYKRKESRSVTKEAGYFNELAHPDTTEGTLLRQERLEEMALSVDSLPEGQRHALLLYDFHGMSYKEAAEIMDVGLSQYKILLFRARQRLREAERRRSRHE, from the coding sequence ATGAAGCCAAATTCGCTGGATGATCTTTATGAGAGTTATGTTCAGGATATTTACCGCTATTTGCGCTCCCTCTGTCATGATCACCATGTGGCCGAAGATTTAATGCAGGAGACTTTTTACCGGGCTTATCTGTACCTGGAGAATTGCCGTGAAGACACCATCAAGCCGTGGCTGTTCCGCGTTGCCTATAATGCTTTTGTGGATTACAAGCGGAAAGAGAGCCGGAGTGTCACCAAAGAAGCGGGTTATTTCAATGAGCTGGCCCATCCGGATACGACCGAAGGCACCCTGCTGCGGCAGGAACGTCTGGAAGAGATGGCCCTGTCTGTAGACAGCCTGCCGGAGGGGCAGCGCCACGCGCTGCTGTTGTACGATTTTCACGGAATGTCTTACAAGGAAGCGGCGGAGATCATGGATGTGGGGCTGTCTCAATATAAAATATTGTTATTCCGCGCCAGACAGCGGCTGCGGGAGGCAGAGCGGAGGAGGAGCAGGCATGAGTGA
- a CDS encoding anti-sigma factor has translation MSEEFKEKLRKYSEGTLPEEERTELEQELEKLEAYQVYVDELMEREDHMSEHQEVDLSDGKSKGKGKRKRKSASGREKGIIRRGKWRARIANTFTVLAAFLAFWIISGIITAVFYSTGGRGETYSDVVSSAVAVSRPNTIVHLSSNTKFFFRMEMSGKLLKQIGGETVDVGSYSTPFLLGLGGVGKFSWTDERSGGNYYFQYPETGKNSGSLRSDGVEWRMLEKLHEGTVAEAYLSLDRLYTTDELLKKLEPLNLLPVWFAADAGQFSRERFAGTPLGFPYTPLWHADDMKVTKISEEKSGWFSKVTSSSSVSPPVESYGDGALREENFMDTLRLMQQHKKISNNVAPFINLDESISYLGEHGVKLYGVVVTGPVKELLKLREDTWISNIRIGEVRLWNWRE, from the coding sequence ATGAGTGAGGAGTTCAAGGAGAAGCTGCGGAAGTACAGCGAGGGGACGCTGCCGGAAGAGGAACGGACTGAACTGGAGCAAGAGCTGGAGAAGCTGGAGGCCTATCAGGTCTATGTGGATGAGCTGATGGAACGGGAAGACCACATGTCTGAACATCAGGAGGTAGATCTCTCCGACGGCAAGAGCAAGGGTAAGGGAAAAAGAAAGAGGAAATCTGCGTCCGGCAGGGAAAAGGGCATTATACGCCGCGGCAAATGGAGGGCGCGAATAGCCAATACGTTTACTGTACTGGCGGCATTTCTGGCATTTTGGATCATCAGCGGTATCATCACTGCAGTGTTCTATAGTACCGGTGGCCGGGGGGAGACTTACAGTGATGTAGTATCTTCAGCGGTAGCTGTCTCCCGCCCGAATACGATTGTCCATTTGAGCAGCAACACGAAGTTCTTTTTCAGAATGGAAATGTCAGGTAAGCTGCTGAAGCAAATCGGCGGGGAAACGGTGGATGTGGGAAGCTACTCCACTCCGTTTCTGCTGGGGCTGGGCGGTGTAGGCAAGTTCTCCTGGACGGATGAACGGAGTGGCGGGAATTATTACTTTCAATACCCGGAAACAGGGAAGAACTCAGGCAGTCTGCGCAGCGACGGGGTGGAGTGGCGGATGCTGGAGAAGCTTCACGAGGGCACCGTGGCTGAAGCTTATCTGTCTTTAGACCGGTTATACACAACGGATGAGCTGCTGAAGAAGCTGGAGCCATTGAATCTGCTGCCTGTGTGGTTCGCTGCAGATGCCGGTCAATTCTCGCGTGAACGCTTTGCCGGCACTCCCCTTGGATTTCCTTATACACCGCTGTGGCATGCCGATGACATGAAGGTAACAAAGATCTCGGAAGAGAAATCGGGCTGGTTCAGCAAGGTGACTTCAAGCAGTTCGGTCTCTCCACCTGTTGAATCCTACGGGGACGGCGCTTTGCGTGAGGAGAACTTCATGGATACCTTGCGGCTAATGCAGCAGCATAAAAAAATATCAAACAACGTAGCCCCATTCATTAATCTGGATGAATCCATAAGTTATCTCGGGGAGCACGGCGTTAAGCTGTATGGAGTTGTTGTTACGGGTCCGGTAAAGGAGCTCCTGAAGCTCCGGGAGGATACATGGATCAGCAATATCCGGATTGGGGAAGTTCGGCTGTGGAACTGGCGGGAATAG